In Deinococcus sp. HSC-46F16, the following are encoded in one genomic region:
- a CDS encoding thiol-activated cytolysin family protein, which produces MLHHRPSARVLLLGAALLTPAGAQPQVAPRLPPLPVSPVPVPSLNLRQIEQLSGPELLRVLTQNNIEFRVIPRPLQIPIVRPPVTKLGGPTTSTQDTPDGQLLCSVQRYRLSSAPPEYAVKTLDQDTLWVGAFVRTAGLELGSMQAVSVPEVRRHPYRITSALPSTAGSATIQPNQTAYNLAVAAVRQGVVGSPFGSTIRYEITEQSSAETSALKLGLRAGGIGYSVKAAGSYSTDNRQNRVSAVFVQNAFTLNADLGGSTPQGAFLKAPTPEDLAALTDPANAAAYIDSITYGRLLFVEMTGSYSSQQMKAALDASYSGVSASVQAETQKVLSSSRFNVYAAGGNEAAVVDLIRTQRLADYFRGSSDPRTLVPISFTARTFVGGAYAASATTGEYAESVCNPNSLKVGVRVSYRSIEPEDDRYDDVFGELSLNGAEVWSRGSSQRVDLYRGQTLNLYSAPAPLTLNYGEPRTLTLAARLMDWDQFSPNDVIGTWSEAIDLRAVADEFRASGGDLVRREFRKRGAADADGVLIVEFIRSS; this is translated from the coding sequence ATGCTTCACCACAGGCCTTCGGCCCGAGTCCTGCTGCTCGGCGCCGCCCTGCTCACCCCCGCCGGGGCGCAGCCGCAGGTCGCGCCGCGTCTGCCGCCCCTTCCGGTGAGTCCCGTCCCGGTGCCCTCCCTGAATCTGCGCCAGATCGAGCAACTGAGCGGCCCGGAGTTGCTGAGGGTGCTGACCCAGAACAACATCGAGTTCCGGGTCATTCCCAGGCCCCTCCAGATTCCCATCGTCCGGCCGCCCGTAACCAAGCTGGGAGGCCCGACCACCAGCACCCAGGACACCCCCGACGGCCAGCTCCTCTGCTCCGTCCAGCGCTACCGCCTAAGTTCGGCGCCCCCCGAGTACGCGGTGAAGACGCTCGATCAGGACACGCTGTGGGTGGGCGCCTTTGTCCGCACGGCGGGGCTGGAACTGGGCAGCATGCAGGCCGTCAGCGTCCCCGAAGTGCGCCGCCATCCTTACCGCATCACCTCGGCGCTGCCGTCCACGGCAGGGTCGGCGACCATCCAGCCCAACCAGACGGCGTACAACCTGGCGGTGGCGGCCGTGCGGCAGGGGGTGGTGGGCAGCCCCTTCGGCTCCACCATCCGCTACGAGATCACCGAGCAGAGCAGTGCGGAGACCTCGGCCCTGAAGCTGGGCCTGCGGGCGGGCGGCATCGGCTACAGCGTGAAGGCGGCGGGGAGCTACAGCACGGACAACCGGCAAAACCGCGTCTCCGCCGTGTTCGTGCAAAACGCCTTCACCCTGAACGCCGATCTGGGCGGCAGCACGCCGCAGGGCGCTTTCCTGAAGGCCCCCACCCCCGAGGACCTGGCGGCCCTGACGGACCCGGCCAACGCGGCCGCGTACATCGATTCCATCACCTACGGGCGGCTGCTGTTCGTCGAGATGACGGGCAGCTACTCGTCGCAGCAGATGAAGGCCGCGCTCGACGCCTCGTACTCGGGCGTCAGCGCCAGCGTGCAGGCCGAGACCCAAAAGGTGCTGAGCAGCAGCCGCTTCAACGTGTACGCCGCCGGGGGCAACGAGGCGGCCGTGGTCGACCTGATCCGCACCCAGCGCCTCGCCGACTATTTCCGGGGCAGCAGCGACCCGCGCACCCTGGTGCCCATCAGCTTCACCGCCCGCACGTTCGTGGGGGGCGCCTACGCCGCCTCGGCCACCACGGGCGAGTATGCCGAGTCGGTCTGCAATCCCAACAGCCTGAAGGTCGGGGTGCGCGTCTCCTACCGCTCCATCGAGCCGGAAGACGACCGCTACGACGACGTGTTCGGGGAACTCAGCCTGAACGGCGCGGAGGTGTGGTCGCGGGGGTCGAGCCAGCGGGTGGACCTCTACCGGGGGCAGACCCTGAACCTGTACAGCGCCCCGGCCCCCCTCACCCTGAACTACGGCGAGCCGCGCACCCTGACCCTGGCCGCCCGGCTGATGGACTGGGACCAGTTCAGCCCGAACGACGTGATCGGCACCTGGAGCGAGGCGATCGACCTGCGTGCCGTGGCAGACGAGTTCCGGGCCAGCGGCGGCGACCTGGTGCGCCGCGAGTTCCGCAAGCGGGGCGCGGCCGACGCGGACGGCGTGCTGATCGTGGAATTCATCCGGAGCAGTTGA
- the gltX gene encoding glutamate--tRNA ligase, producing the protein MPVVTRIAPSPTGDPHVGTAYIGLFNHTLAAQARHRGEEGRFILRIEDTDRGRYVADSEPRIFQMMQWLGLTPDESPLQGGPNGPYRQSERSDLYGDYARQLVASGHAYYAFETPEELTALREQAQGEGRVIAVPSRDLDPQEAQRRVDAGEAAVIRLKVPREGQTVVNDSLRDPITFQNREIDDKVLLKADGFPTYHLANVVDDRRMEVTHVVRAEEWITSTPIHVLLYQAFGWPEPVWAHMPLLRNADRSKISKRKNPTSVEWYMDQGFLPEAMLNFLATMGWTHPDGQEIFDLAEFQRVFRLEDVTLGGPVFSLDKLKWMNGKYLREVLGEEEVAKRLHAYLASQKHDLPLDDYFRAVVRMMIPRMDVFSEFLEKTPYFWSEDYPVTEKAQKLLDEGRSFLPDLAARLKNLPAFDQATTEAALRAFAEERGLKPGKVMQPLRAAVAGTGESPGMFEMLEALGRDRVVARVERAARDG; encoded by the coding sequence ATGCCTGTCGTCACCCGCATCGCCCCCAGCCCCACCGGAGACCCGCACGTCGGGACGGCCTATATCGGCCTCTTTAACCACACCCTCGCCGCGCAGGCCCGGCACAGAGGCGAGGAAGGCCGCTTCATCCTCCGCATCGAGGACACCGACCGGGGCCGCTACGTCGCCGATTCGGAACCCCGCATCTTCCAGATGATGCAGTGGCTGGGCCTGACCCCCGACGAGTCCCCCCTGCAAGGCGGCCCCAACGGGCCTTACCGCCAGAGCGAGCGCTCCGACCTGTATGGCGACTACGCCCGGCAGCTCGTCGCCTCCGGGCACGCCTACTACGCCTTCGAGACGCCCGAGGAACTGACCGCTCTGCGCGAGCAGGCGCAAGGTGAAGGCCGCGTGATCGCGGTCCCCAGCCGTGACCTCGATCCCCAGGAGGCGCAGCGGCGGGTGGATGCGGGCGAGGCCGCCGTCATCCGCCTGAAGGTCCCGCGCGAGGGCCAGACCGTCGTGAACGACAGCCTCCGCGACCCCATCACCTTCCAGAACCGCGAGATCGACGACAAGGTGCTGCTCAAGGCGGACGGCTTCCCGACCTACCACCTCGCCAACGTGGTGGACGACCGCCGGATGGAGGTCACCCACGTCGTCCGCGCCGAGGAGTGGATCACCTCCACCCCCATCCACGTGCTGCTCTACCAGGCGTTCGGCTGGCCCGAACCCGTCTGGGCGCACATGCCGCTGCTGCGCAACGCCGATCGCAGCAAGATCAGCAAGCGCAAGAACCCCACCTCGGTCGAGTGGTACATGGACCAGGGTTTTCTCCCCGAGGCGATGCTCAACTTCCTCGCCACAATGGGCTGGACGCACCCCGACGGCCAGGAAATCTTCGACCTCGCCGAGTTCCAGCGCGTCTTTCGGCTGGAGGACGTGACCCTGGGCGGCCCCGTCTTCAGCCTCGACAAGTTGAAGTGGATGAACGGCAAGTACCTGCGCGAAGTGTTGGGCGAGGAAGAGGTCGCCAAGCGGCTGCACGCCTACCTCGCCTCGCAGAAGCACGACCTGCCGCTGGACGACTATTTCCGCGCCGTCGTCCGGATGATGATTCCGCGCATGGACGTGTTCTCCGAGTTTCTGGAGAAGACCCCCTACTTCTGGTCCGAGGACTACCCCGTCACCGAGAAGGCGCAGAAACTGCTCGACGAGGGCCGATCCTTCCTGCCCGACCTCGCCGCCCGGCTGAAGAACCTGCCCGCCTTCGACCAGGCCACGACCGAGGCGGCGCTGCGGGCCTTTGCCGAGGAGCGCGGCCTCAAGCCCGGCAAGGTGATGCAGCCCCTGCGGGCGGCGGTCGCCGGAACGGGCGAGAGCCCCGGCATGTTCGAGATGCTCGAAGCGCTGGGGCGGGACCGCGTGGTGGCGCGGGTGGAGCGGGCGGCGCGGGACGGGTAG
- a CDS encoding cobalamin B12-binding domain-containing protein — MEDRRIRVLIAKPGMDGHDRGAKVVARALRDAGMEVVYTGLRQTAEMIVNAAIQEDVDAIGLSVLSGAHMHYFREVSALLRERGASDIILFGGGIIPDQDLPKLEELGVGRVFTPGASTEDAATYLKTAVAERWAAQGG, encoded by the coding sequence ATGGAAGATCGCCGCATCAGGGTCTTGATCGCCAAGCCCGGCATGGACGGCCACGACCGGGGGGCCAAGGTGGTGGCCCGCGCCCTGCGTGACGCCGGAATGGAAGTCGTGTACACCGGTCTGCGCCAAACCGCCGAGATGATCGTGAACGCCGCCATTCAGGAGGACGTGGACGCCATCGGCCTCAGTGTCCTGTCGGGCGCCCACATGCACTACTTCCGCGAGGTGTCCGCCCTGCTGCGTGAACGCGGCGCTTCGGACATCATCCTCTTCGGCGGGGGCATCATTCCCGATCAGGACCTCCCCAAGCTGGAGGAGCTGGGCGTGGGCCGCGTATTCACGCCGGGCGCCAGCACCGAGGACGCCGCCACCTACCTCAAGACCGCCGTTGCCGAACGCTGGGCCGCCCAGGGTGGCTGA
- a CDS encoding MFS transporter yields MAEPPAPAVPAAAPALPLGRLFPLYAAQALATGATTVSTILAALVVGNLGFGSLIGLPATLISASAALSAGLFGALMLSRGRRVGLASAFALGAVGAGLGFVGARAGLLPVFLLGASLMGAAQGGYQQARYAAAESVPDSRRGTALGLLMLMSVVGSLLMTGFSGGVERLGERLGTTPEVAGWLVGGGLLGVAALLMLAWRPVSGPAGQVRGARPSFAATFRIPGVRSTALALATAQGLMVTLMSLTPHRAHEMGVDHAGVAALISGHIVGMFGFGWLTGPLIDRLGVRVGYVGGSVLLAAAALSATLPGAAWLGVSMFVLGLGWNLAFVAGSKALSRHPAAQGLTDGLGYVAAGAGTLLGGLVIARLGFPALASACAGLALLPLWSAWRVGRG; encoded by the coding sequence GTGGCTGAGCCGCCCGCCCCTGCCGTTCCGGCCGCCGCCCCTGCCCTCCCGCTGGGGCGGCTTTTTCCGCTGTACGCGGCGCAGGCGCTGGCGACTGGGGCCACCACCGTCAGCACCATCCTCGCGGCGCTGGTGGTGGGCAACCTGGGCTTCGGGTCGCTGATCGGCCTGCCCGCCACCCTGATCAGCGCGTCGGCGGCGCTCTCGGCGGGCCTGTTCGGGGCGCTGATGCTGTCGCGGGGGCGGCGGGTGGGGCTGGCCTCGGCCTTCGCGTTGGGCGCCGTGGGCGCGGGGCTGGGCTTCGTGGGGGCGCGGGCGGGCCTGCTTCCCGTCTTCCTGCTGGGGGCCTCGCTGATGGGCGCGGCGCAGGGCGGGTATCAACAGGCCCGCTACGCCGCCGCCGAGAGCGTGCCCGACTCGCGCCGGGGCACTGCCCTGGGTCTGCTGATGCTGATGAGCGTGGTGGGCTCGCTGCTGATGACCGGCTTCTCCGGTGGGGTAGAGCGTCTGGGCGAACGGCTGGGCACCACCCCGGAGGTCGCCGGGTGGTTGGTCGGCGGGGGCCTGCTGGGGGTGGCGGCCCTCCTGATGCTGGCATGGCGTCCGGTCTCGGGTCCGGCGGGGCAGGTCAGGGGGGCGCGGCCCAGCTTTGCGGCCACCTTCCGAATACCCGGCGTGCGCTCCACCGCCCTCGCCCTCGCCACCGCGCAGGGCCTGATGGTTACCCTGATGAGCCTAACCCCCCACCGCGCCCACGAGATGGGGGTGGACCACGCGGGGGTCGCCGCGCTGATCTCGGGGCACATCGTCGGCATGTTCGGCTTCGGCTGGCTGACCGGGCCGCTGATCGACCGCCTGGGGGTGCGGGTGGGGTATGTGGGCGGCTCGGTGCTGTTGGCGGCGGCGGCCCTCAGCGCGACGCTGCCGGGGGCCGCGTGGCTGGGCGTCAGCATGTTCGTGCTGGGGCTGGGGTGGAATCTGGCCTTCGTGGCGGGCAGCAAGGCGCTCTCGCGCCACCCGGCCGCGCAGGGTCTGACCGATGGGCTGGGGTATGTGGCTGCCGGGGCGGGGACGTTGCTGGGCGGCCTCGTGATCGCGCGGCTCGGGTTTCCGGCGCTGGCCTCCGCGTGCGCGGGGCTGGCGCTGCTGCCGCTGTGGAGCGCGTGGCGGGTGGGGCGGGGGTAG
- a CDS encoding flavin reductase family protein: protein MLSAQTTRFFGSYPGTVALVTAEHAGTRNVLSVGWHTALSAEPPLYGVAVGRERATHPLILGSGRFGVNFLPFAAARAVQGAGVLTRHDGEDKFARLGLETRPDAGLALAGAYLHYTCEVTEVVPTGDHDLFVGRVTGVRYDPAMYDDSGLFAGEAAVYLGRSAYVTTTRERVAYPPEEFGG, encoded by the coding sequence ATGCTCTCGGCCCAGACCACCCGTTTTTTCGGCTCCTACCCCGGCACCGTCGCCCTCGTGACCGCCGAGCACGCGGGCACCCGCAACGTGCTCAGCGTGGGCTGGCACACGGCCCTGAGCGCCGAGCCACCACTGTACGGGGTGGCGGTGGGGCGGGAGCGGGCCACTCATCCCCTCATCCTGGGAAGCGGGCGCTTCGGCGTGAACTTTTTGCCCTTCGCGGCGGCGCGGGCGGTGCAGGGGGCAGGGGTGCTGACCCGGCATGACGGGGAGGACAAGTTCGCGCGGCTGGGCCTGGAGACGCGGCCAGACGCCGGGCTGGCCCTCGCCGGGGCCTACCTGCACTACACCTGCGAGGTGACGGAGGTGGTGCCGACCGGGGACCACGACCTCTTCGTGGGGCGGGTGACGGGAGTGCGGTATGACCCGGCAATGTACGACGACTCCGGGCTGTTCGCGGGAGAGGCCGCCGTGTACCTGGGCCGCAGCGCCTACGTGACGACGACGCGGGAGCGGGTGGCCTATCCGCCGGAGGAGTTCGGGGGCTGA
- a CDS encoding WD40 repeat domain-containing protein, protein MRFLLPLSLALTSAAQAAAPFPAPMQTLNHPGARSAVHVDGQRTLAVDDDGATAVLVPRQGPARAVTFPGNGKLRSPTVTPEGRTLAVQLAFDECQVVVWDVTAGRQVAAVQGDFTHIFGCDRPEGGEFNFDTHFTPDGRFLLTRDDSGLRRWDARTGKLLRTQPGKFESLHLSPDGRTLAALGAGRRVELWASDLGRRLKVTPRQPADCFRTMGAGVNWSADRTKLAFSCDREVRVWNVAAGGLRSYPRMDRREYPDTPMFSPDGQFVLANERQFGVAVWNVGSGRRVAHLKTPGPSVQVTDVEVTPNNLLFAALDDGRILRANLQQPAQVLEPLRPFPDKARLWPSLAVSREGNRLAVASGDGRLNVYALPGN, encoded by the coding sequence ATGCGTTTCCTCCTGCCCCTGAGTCTGGCTCTGACGAGTGCGGCCCAGGCCGCCGCGCCCTTTCCAGCCCCCATGCAGACGCTGAACCATCCGGGGGCACGGTCGGCTGTCCACGTCGATGGCCAGCGAACCCTGGCCGTGGATGACGACGGCGCGACGGCCGTGCTGGTGCCCCGGCAGGGTCCAGCCCGCGCGGTGACCTTCCCTGGCAACGGCAAGTTGCGCTCGCCCACCGTGACGCCGGAGGGCCGCACCCTGGCCGTGCAGCTCGCCTTCGACGAATGCCAGGTTGTCGTCTGGGACGTGACGGCGGGGCGCCAGGTCGCGGCGGTGCAGGGTGACTTCACCCACATCTTCGGCTGCGACCGACCCGAGGGAGGCGAGTTCAACTTCGACACGCACTTCACGCCGGATGGTCGGTTCCTCCTCACGCGGGACGACTCGGGCCTGCGCCGCTGGGACGCCCGCACGGGGAAGCTGCTCCGGACGCAGCCGGGAAAGTTTGAAAGTCTCCACCTCAGTCCGGATGGCCGCACGCTGGCCGCTCTGGGCGCAGGCCGGAGGGTGGAACTCTGGGCGTCCGACCTGGGCCGCCGCCTGAAGGTCACCCCTCGGCAGCCCGCCGACTGCTTCCGCACGATGGGGGCGGGCGTGAACTGGAGTGCCGACCGCACGAAGCTCGCCTTCTCCTGCGACCGCGAAGTGCGGGTCTGGAACGTCGCCGCCGGGGGGCTGAGGAGCTACCCCCGCATGGACAGGCGCGAGTATCCCGACACCCCCATGTTCAGCCCGGACGGTCAGTTCGTGCTGGCCAACGAACGTCAATTCGGGGTGGCCGTCTGGAACGTGGGGAGCGGTCGGCGGGTCGCGCACCTGAAGACCCCCGGCCCCAGCGTGCAGGTCACAGACGTGGAGGTCACGCCGAACAACCTGCTGTTCGCGGCTCTGGACGACGGCCGCATCCTGCGGGCGAACCTGCAGCAGCCCGCGCAGGTGCTCGAGCCGCTGCGCCCCTTCCCCGACAAGGCCAGACTGTGGCCCTCCCTCGCCGTCAGCCGGGAAGGAAACCGCCTCGCCGTGGCCTCCGGTGACGGCCGGTTGAACGTCTACGCGCTGCCGGGCAACTGA